Proteins from a single region of Scleropages formosus chromosome 24, fSclFor1.1, whole genome shotgun sequence:
- the pola1 gene encoding DNA polymerase alpha catalytic subunit isoform X3: MAPVSSADKGVEGGDGDAGGAAGDACGLAVSRSRRERKDKAGRKAALEQLKKAMKGEKVKYEVEELTSVYEEVDEEQYSRMVRERRDDDWIIDDDGTGYVEDGREIFDEDLEDDAPDAGKGAGKGPGSKDKKVSRKPVVSKSSSIKSMFMASSAKKAAEKDVDLSSDALLGDILHDLHSEKPPVVTPPPVVALRKKKVTGNPMNPFSVKPRTPKMSVHVCVREGGPSAVVLKEQLVAPSARTSAETPSAEPPDSAGSRKAGVMAEESEQAEDHGALQFDEGDFDEPMEVGGDGGGTEAVVEPEVEPNRHAHDLLLPLNALGSSCWDDGVDSERSDPAVLEVQVDSSHLPLVEGPDGDTVFRFYWLDAFEDQYSQPGVVFLFGKVWIDSAKAHVSCCVAVKNVERVVYLLPRELKMNLATGKETETPVSMMDVYQEFSDLSEKFRIFKFKSKKVQKSYAFEIPDVPSQSEYLEVRYSAEMPQLPSDLKGATFSHVFGTNTSCLEHLLLSRKIRGPCWLDIRTPQPSSQSMSWCKVEAVAQRSALIDVVRDLPPPPLVVMAISMKTVQNNRTHHNEVVSLAALVHHRFPLDKAPPRPPYQTHFCVVSKPSDCIFPYDFKDAVRRKNGAVEIAATERTLLGFFLAKMHKIDPDVIVGHDIYGFDLEVLLQRISVCKVPHWSKMGRLRRSNMPKLGGRGAFAERNATAGRVVCDVEISAKELIRCRSYHLSELVAQVLKAERVSVPQESLRNLYSDSAHLLHLLELTWMDAKFVLHIMCELNVLPLALQITNIAGNILSRTLMGGRAERNEYLLLHAFHEKDFIVPDKALFKRPLQDPLQEDEDMETGKGKSRKARRKAAYTGGLVLDPAVGFYDKFVLLLDFNSLYPSIIQEFNICFTTVTRSSAEQADDPDEIPELPEPDLEMGILPREIRKLVERRRQVKQLMKQPDLNPDLYLQYDIRQKALKLTANSMYGCLGFSYSRFYAKPLAALVTHKGREILMHTKDMVQKMNLEVIYGDTDSIMINTNSTDLEEVYRLGNKVKSEVNKLYKLLEIDIDGVFKSLLLLKKKKYAALVVEPTADGRYSTKQELKGLDIVRRDWCDLAKACGNYVIGQILSDQNRDAIVENIQKHLLEVGEKVLNGSVPLAQFEIHKALTKDPQDYPDKKSLAHVHVALWINSQGGRKVKAGDTVSYVICQDGSNLSPSQRAYAPEQLQKQEGLSLDTQYYLSQQVHPVVCRICEPIEGIDAVLIATWLGLDPSQFRAHQQHRREEEGDGLPGGPAQLTDEERFRDCERFHFACPQCGTQNIYDSVFEGAGLSLEPSLSTCCHVPCSGHPVQHSVHIANKLVLDIRRFIRRYYSAWLLCEDPACQNRTRRLPLAFSRSGPICPACTKTTLRPEYSEKALYNQLCFYRFVFDWEYAVNKVLPPEERGYFKTKWKNRWAEEKEVYGKLKEVADRALASSSYSEVNLGKLFETFVSVK; encoded by the exons ATGGCTCCGGTTTCCAGCGCGGACAAAGGTGTGGAGGGCGGAGACGGCG ATGCCGGCGGCGCTGCTGGAGATGCCTGTGGCCTCGCGGTGTCCCGCTCGCGGAGGGAGAGGAAGGACAAggcggggcgcaaggctgccCTGGAGCAGCTCAAGAAGGCCATGAAGGGGGAGAAGGTCAAGTACGAG GTCGAGGAGCTGACGAGCGTCTACGAGGAGGTGGACGAGGAGCAGTACTCCCGCATGGTCCGCGAGCGGCGGGATGACGACTGGATCATCGACGACG ACGGAACGGGTTACGTGGAGGACGGAAGGGAGATTTTCGACGAGGACCTTGAGGACGACGCGCCGGATGCGG GTAAAGGGGCTGGCAAAGGGCCGGGTTCCAAGGATAAAAAGGTGTCCAGGAAGCCTGTCGTCAGCAAATCCAGCAGCATCAAGAGCATGTTCATGGCCAGCAGCGCGAAGAAAGCTGCGGAG AAGGACGTGGACCTGTCGAGCGACGCTCTGCTGGGGGACATCCTGCATGACTTGCACTCAGAA AAACCACCCGTCGTCACACCCCCGCCAGTCGTCGCTCTCCGCAAGAAGAAGGTTACTGGGAACCCCATGAATCCGTTTTCCGTCAAACCCCGGACTCCTAAGATGTCTGTACATGTATGTGTCCGTGAG GGAGGTCCTTCTGCAGTGGTGTTGAAAGAGCAACTAGTTGCTCCTTCAGCCAGGACATCTGCTGAAACCCCCTCAGCCGAACCCCCTGACTCAGCGGGCAGCAGGAAGGCTGGCGTGATGGCGGAGGAATCCGAGCAAG CCGAGGACCACGGTGCCCTGCAGTTTGATGAAGGTGACTTTGACGAGCCCATGGAGGTGGGTGGCGACGGAGGCGGTACGGAGGCTGTGGTGGAACCCGAAGTAGAACCGAACCGTCACGCCCACGATCTCCTGTTGCC CCTGAACGCGTTGGGCTCCTCCTGCTGGGACGATGGGGTAGACAGTGAGAGAAGCGACCCTGCGGTGCTGGAAGTGCAGGTGGACTCCAGCCACTTGCCGCTCGTGGAGGGGCCCGACGGGGACACGGTGTTCCGCTTCTATTGGCTGGACGCCTTCGAGGACCAGTACAGTCAGCCTG GCGTGGTCTTCCTCTTCGGCAAGGTGTGGATTGACTCGGCGAAGGCGCACGTCAGCTGCTGCGTAGCGGTGAAGAATGTTGAGAGGGTCGTGTACCTGCTGCCCCGGGAGCTC AAAATGAACCTGGCGACGGGCAAGGAGACAGAGACTCCTGTCAGCATGATGGACGTGTACCAGGAGTTCAGTGACCTCTCGGAGAAGTTCAGGATCTTCAAGTTCAAGTCTAAG AAAGTACAGAAGAGCTACGCCTTTGAGATTCCAGACGTTCCATCACAGTCCGAGTACCTGGAAGTGCGCTACTCG GCTGAGATGCCTCAGCTGCCCTCGGACCTGAAGGGGGCGACGTTCTCCCACGTGTTCGGTACCAACACCTCCTGTCTGGAGCACCTGCTGCTGAGTCGGAAGATCCGTGGGCCCTGTTGGCTCGACATCAGAACCCCCC AGCCAAGCAGCCAGTCCATGAGCTGGTGCAAGGTGGAGGCTGTGGCTCAGAGGAGCGCCCTTATAGACGTGGTGCGGGACCTGCCCCCCCCTCCGCTTGTGGTCATGGCCATCAGCATGAAGACCGTGCAGAACAACAGGACTCATCACAACGAG gttGTGTCCCTTGCAGCACTCGTCCACCACAGGTTCCCCCTGGATAAAGCACCTCCAAGACCTCCCTACCAGACTCACTTCTGTG TGGTGAGCAAACCGAGCGACTGCATTTTCCCTTATGACTTCAAGGATGCCGTGCGCAGAAAg AACGGCGCTGTGGAAATAGCCGCCACTGAGCGCACCCTGCTGGGCTTCTTCCTCGCCAAGATGCACAAGATTGACCCTGACGTCATTGTG GGACACGACATCTACGGATTCGACCTGGAAGTGCTTCTGCAGAGGATCAGCGTGTGCAAGGTGCCCCACTGGTCCAAGATGGGTCGCCTGCGCAGGTCAAACATGCCCAAGTTGGGG GGCCGCGGCGCCTTCGCCGAGAGGAACGCCACCGCTGGCCGCGTCGTTTGTGACGTGGAGATCTCGGCGAAGGAGCTCATCCGCTGCCGTAGCTATCACCTGTCCGAGCTCGTGGCCCAGGTGCTGAAGGCCGAGAGGGTCTCGGTGCCCCAGGAGAGCCTTCGGAACCTGTACAG CGACTCAGCTcacctgctccacctgctggagCTCACTTGGATGGATGCCAAGTTCGTCCTGCACATCATGTGTGAGCTGAACGTCCTCCCACTGGCGCTGCAGATCACCAACATTGCCGGAAACATCCTG tcTCGAACCCTGATGGGAGGTCGTGCAGAGAGGAACGAGTACCTGCTGCTGCATGCCTTCCATGAGAAGGACTTCATCGTTCCGGACAAAGCGCTCTTTAAGAGGCCCCTGCAGGACCCG CTGCAGGAAGACGAGGATATGGAGACGGGCAAAGGGAAGTCGCGGAAGGCGCGGAGGAAGGCGGCATACACTGGGGGGCTGGTGCTCGACCCTGCTGTCG GCTTCTACGACAAGTTTGTCTTGCTGCTGGACTTCAACAGCCTGTACCCTTCCATCATCCAGGAGTTCAACATTTGCTTCACCACCGTCACTCGCAGCAGTGCCGAG caggcCGACGACCCAGATGAGATCCCCGAGCTTCCGGAACCAGACCTGGAAATGGGGATCCTGCCCAGGGAGATCCGGAAGCTGGTGGAGCGGAGACGACAGGTCAAACAGCTGATGAAGCAGCCGGACCTGAACCCTGACCTCTACCTACAG TATGACATCCGCCAGAAGGCCCTGAAGCTCACGGCCAACAGCATGTATGGCTGCCTGGGATTCTCGTACAGCCGCTTCTACGCCAAGCCGCTCGCTGCCCTGGTGACCCACAAGGGGCGTGAG aTCTTGATGCACACCAAAGACATGGTACAGAAG ATGAACCTCGAGGTCATCTATGGTGACACGGACTCGATTATGATCAACACCAACAGCACCGATCTGGAGGAGGTCTACCGGCTGGGTAACAAG GTGAAGAGCGAGGTGAACAAGCTGTACAAACTTCTTGAGATCGACATTGATGGAGTGTTCAAGTCTCTGCTTCtactgaagaagaagaagtatgCAGCTCTAGTGGTGGAACCAACTGCCGACGGTCGCTACAGCACCAAGCAGGAGCTCAAGGGCCTAGACATCGTGCGCCGGGACTGGTGTGATCTCGCCAAGGCCTGCGGCAA CTACGTAATTGGGCAGATCTTGTCGGATCAGAACCGAGACGCCATCGTAGAGAACATCCAGAAGCacctgctggaggtgggggagaAGGTTTTGAATGGCAGTGTGCCGCTCGCACAGTTTGAGATCCACAAG GCCCTGACCAAGGACCCTCAGGACTACCCAGACAAGAAGAGCCTAGCCCATGTCCATGTGGCCCTGTGGATCAACTCCCAGGGGGGCCGCAAGGTCAAGGCAGGGGACACGGTGTCCTACGTCATCTGCCAG GATGGCTCCAACCTGAGCCCCAGCCAGCGTGCCTATGCcccagagcagctgcagaaacaggAAGGCCTGAGCCTGGATACACAGTACTACTTGTCCCAGCAGGTTCATCCAGTTGTGTGCAGGATCTGCGAGCCCATAGAGGGCATCGATGCCGTGCTCATTGCCACCTGGCTCG GTTTAGACCCCTCCCAGTTCCGTGCTCACCAGCAGCACCGGAGGGAGGAGGAAGGCGACGGGCTGCCAGGGGGCCCTGCCCAGCTCACCGACGAGGAACGATTCCGAGACTGCGAGCGCTTCCACTTTGCCTGCCCGCAGTGCGGAACCCAGAACATCTACGATTCCGTGTTCGAGGGAGCG GGATTGTCGCTGGAGCCGAGCCTTTCAACCTGCTGCCACGTCCCATGTTCAGGCCACCCTGTCCAACACTCGGTCCACATCGCCAACAAGCTCGTGCTGGACATTCGACGCTTCATCCGGAGATATTATAGC GCATGGCTGCTGTGTGAGGATCCAGCGTGCCAGAACCGCACCCGGCGCCTGCCTCTGGCCTTCTCGCGCTCGGGGCCCATCTGCCCTGCCTGCACCAAGACGACTCTGCGTCCCGAG